The proteins below are encoded in one region of Myxococcales bacterium:
- a CDS encoding alpha/beta fold hydrolase, with amino-acid sequence MPPVLVLLLLAAAAAAAYRFTRRVEGSFFDHDGVRLHFTDEGDGTPVILLHGFAVNADLNWRLVGLTQSLAKYRRVVALDLRGHGLSDKPHDPAEYGALMAEDVVALLDHLKIQRAHVVGYSLGGIIALKLAVAHPERLLSVSPLGAGWEDPDDSDFVRAMGGIADALESGRGVPPLSGSLGGARKRPGLLHTTWVRVMTRHLNDGPALGAMVRGLGGLILGRNELETIAVPVCSIVGSADPMLLGVERMRGAVPDHTIHVIEGADHIQAVRRPELRRALLAFLADHAPGE; translated from the coding sequence ATGCCGCCGGTCCTCGTGCTCCTGCTCCTGGCCGCCGCCGCGGCCGCAGCGTATCGCTTCACGCGCAGGGTCGAGGGCAGCTTCTTCGACCACGACGGCGTGCGTCTGCACTTCACGGACGAGGGCGACGGGACGCCCGTGATCTTGCTCCACGGGTTCGCGGTGAACGCCGATCTCAACTGGCGCCTCGTCGGGTTGACCCAGTCGCTGGCCAAGTACCGACGGGTCGTCGCTCTCGACTTGCGTGGCCACGGGCTGAGCGACAAACCCCACGACCCGGCGGAGTATGGCGCGTTGATGGCGGAGGACGTGGTGGCCTTGCTGGATCACCTGAAGATCCAGCGGGCGCACGTGGTCGGCTACTCCCTCGGGGGCATCATCGCGCTGAAGCTCGCGGTCGCTCATCCGGAGCGCTTGCTCTCGGTGTCGCCGCTCGGGGCGGGCTGGGAGGATCCGGACGACAGCGATTTTGTCCGAGCCATGGGCGGCATCGCCGACGCGCTGGAGTCGGGCCGGGGTGTGCCGCCGCTGTCGGGATCCCTCGGGGGAGCGCGAAAACGGCCGGGATTGCTGCATACGACCTGGGTCCGAGTCATGACCCGTCATCTGAACGACGGCCCTGCGCTCGGCGCCATGGTGCGCGGTCTCGGGGGGCTGATCCTGGGGCGCAACGAGCTCGAGACGATCGCCGTGCCCGTGTGCAGCATCGTGGGCAGCGCGGATCCCATGCTGCTCGGCGTCGAGCGGATGCGAGGCGCCGTGCCCGATCACACGATCCACGTCATCGAAGGTGCGGATCACATCCAGGCGGTTCGACGGCCCGAGCTGCGACGTGCGCTGCTGGCGTTTCTCGCGGACCACGCGCCTGGAGAGTGA
- a CDS encoding class I SAM-dependent methyltransferase, producing the protein MIPDSYFDRFETPKYRAKNPVQRELIRRFVTRVHALFLEAGPLQSVLEIGVGEGFLSGYLSEKLPEKSFTGVDVHEEDLARLRAKFPRIKTHAASIYDVGQLPGRYDLVLCAEVLEHVDDPDRALAAIMRLAPKRVLLTVPHEPWFLLSNLLRGKNLTRLGNDPEHLQLFTGRRFERLISRHVDVMRMTRSYPWLLALGSPRA; encoded by the coding sequence GTGATCCCCGACAGCTACTTCGACCGCTTCGAGACACCGAAGTATCGCGCCAAGAACCCGGTTCAGCGTGAGCTCATCCGGCGTTTCGTGACCCGGGTCCACGCGCTGTTCTTGGAGGCCGGCCCGCTTCAGTCGGTGCTCGAGATTGGTGTCGGCGAGGGCTTCCTCTCCGGGTACCTGAGCGAGAAGCTGCCGGAAAAGAGCTTCACCGGCGTCGATGTGCACGAAGAGGATCTGGCGCGCCTGCGCGCGAAGTTCCCGCGCATCAAGACCCACGCGGCGAGCATCTACGACGTCGGACAGCTCCCGGGCCGCTACGACCTGGTGCTCTGCGCCGAGGTGCTGGAGCACGTCGACGACCCGGACCGCGCCCTCGCGGCCATCATGCGCCTGGCGCCGAAGCGCGTGCTCTTGACGGTGCCCCACGAGCCTTGGTTCTTGCTCTCCAACCTGCTGCGAGGAAAGAACCTGACGCGACTCGGGAACGATCCGGAGCACCTTCAGCTCTTCACCGGTCGGCGCTTCGAGAGGTTGATCTCACGGCACGTGGACGTGATGCGCATGACTCGAAGTTATCCTTGGCTGCTCGCCCTCGGGAGCCCCAGAGCGTGA
- a CDS encoding ketoacyl-ACP synthase III: MAELFLHALGHFHPENVLDNRFLEELDIGTTNEWILERVGIRARRTVLPLDYLRATKNSDVRAGQEAALYSNVETGRRAALHALERAGLNASDIGMVVAGGCCPEMQIPAEACRIAQALGIEVPAFDLNSACSSFGADLHVLASMSGLPRFVLVVNPENTTRSVSYADRATAVLWGDATSAAIVSADEPARARIVQTSLASSPAGAGTVTIPRFGHFAQDGSAVQRFAIKTTQSCLEALLPDARARQTQTGGRVHFIGHQANLLVLEAVARRAALGQDEQWHNVVDFGNTGAAGAPSVLSQRWEELEPGDTVLVAVVGSGLTWSSLRIDIGQEP, encoded by the coding sequence GTGGCAGAGCTCTTCCTCCACGCGCTCGGCCATTTTCACCCGGAGAACGTGCTCGACAACCGCTTCCTCGAGGAGCTCGACATCGGCACCACGAACGAGTGGATCCTCGAACGCGTGGGCATCCGCGCTCGCCGCACCGTGCTGCCGCTCGACTATTTGCGCGCGACCAAGAACAGCGACGTGCGGGCCGGCCAGGAAGCAGCGCTCTACTCCAACGTCGAGACCGGTCGCCGGGCGGCGCTCCACGCGCTCGAACGGGCCGGCCTGAACGCCAGCGACATCGGCATGGTCGTGGCCGGTGGGTGTTGTCCCGAAATGCAGATCCCGGCCGAGGCCTGTCGGATCGCTCAGGCTCTGGGCATCGAGGTCCCGGCCTTCGATCTCAACTCTGCGTGCTCGAGCTTCGGCGCCGATCTGCACGTGCTCGCTTCCATGAGCGGGCTGCCGCGCTTCGTTTTGGTCGTGAATCCGGAGAACACCACCCGCAGCGTCAGCTACGCGGATCGCGCGACGGCGGTCCTGTGGGGTGACGCCACCAGCGCCGCCATCGTCTCTGCCGACGAACCCGCCCGCGCGCGCATCGTGCAGACCTCCCTCGCGTCGTCCCCTGCAGGAGCAGGTACGGTCACGATCCCCCGTTTTGGACACTTTGCTCAAGACGGCAGCGCCGTGCAGCGTTTTGCCATCAAGACCACCCAGAGCTGTCTCGAGGCGCTCTTGCCCGATGCCCGCGCGCGCCAGACACAGACGGGCGGTCGGGTGCATTTCATTGGCCACCAGGCGAACCTCCTGGTGCTCGAGGCCGTGGCGCGCCGCGCCGCGCTCGGGCAAGACGAGCAGTGGCACAACGTCGTCGATTTCGGCAACACCGGCGCGGCGGGCGCGCCCAGCGTGTTATCTCAGCGCTGGGAAGAGCTCGAGCCGGGCGATACTGTGCTGGTCGCCGTCGTCGGCTCGGGGCTCACCTGGTCGAGCCTGCGCATCGACATCGGACAAGAGCCATGA
- a CDS encoding beta-ketoacyl-[acyl-carrier-protein] synthase family protein: MAERRVVVTGLGVLAPNGHGLDAFERALRHGESGIRLVPELAELKFGCQVGGVPQGVEQLQSKYLSDEELYAMNPNMIYAAIAAIDAWVDAGLARIATDAEPDWNTGAVLGTGIGGIDTIAEKLAPKTDAGKVARLGSTMVEQIMSSGNSARVAGLLGLGNQVTTNSSACNTGTEAVVDAFLRIREGRAERMLAGGSEGHSKYIWAGFDAMKVLNRSKNDAPAEASRPMSASAAGFIPGSGAGVLMLESLESARARGARIWAELLGGHVNCGGHRMGGSMTAPNPESVQRCIRGAVAMAGVQARDIELINGHLTATFADPHEVENWRAALGVKAGELPLIQSTKSLIGHALGAAGGIECVASVLQVARGFAHGSINCEDLHPGLEPFASRVVHQTREMPELSVVAKASFGFGDVNGCVIFKKYSE, encoded by the coding sequence ATGGCTGAGCGACGAGTCGTGGTCACGGGCTTGGGTGTGCTCGCGCCCAACGGGCATGGTCTCGACGCCTTCGAGCGCGCGCTGCGCCATGGCGAGAGTGGCATCCGTCTCGTGCCGGAGCTCGCGGAGCTCAAGTTCGGGTGTCAGGTCGGGGGAGTCCCACAGGGCGTCGAACAACTGCAGTCCAAGTACCTGTCGGACGAAGAGCTCTACGCGATGAACCCGAACATGATCTACGCGGCCATCGCCGCCATCGACGCCTGGGTCGACGCGGGTCTGGCGCGGATCGCGACGGACGCCGAGCCGGACTGGAACACCGGCGCCGTGCTCGGGACGGGCATCGGCGGCATCGACACCATCGCCGAGAAGCTCGCGCCCAAGACCGACGCCGGCAAGGTCGCGCGCCTCGGCAGCACCATGGTCGAGCAGATCATGTCGAGTGGGAACAGCGCGCGCGTGGCGGGGCTGCTCGGCCTGGGGAACCAGGTGACGACCAACTCCAGCGCGTGCAACACCGGCACCGAAGCCGTGGTCGATGCGTTCCTGCGCATCCGCGAGGGTCGCGCCGAGCGCATGCTGGCGGGTGGCTCCGAGGGTCACTCGAAGTACATCTGGGCCGGGTTCGACGCGATGAAGGTGCTGAACCGCAGCAAGAACGACGCGCCCGCCGAGGCCTCACGGCCGATGTCGGCGAGCGCGGCCGGGTTCATTCCCGGCTCCGGCGCGGGTGTCTTGATGCTGGAGAGCCTGGAGAGCGCGCGAGCGCGAGGCGCGCGCATCTGGGCGGAGCTGCTCGGCGGTCACGTGAACTGCGGCGGACACCGGATGGGCGGCAGCATGACTGCGCCGAACCCCGAGAGTGTGCAGCGCTGTATCCGTGGCGCCGTGGCCATGGCCGGCGTTCAGGCTCGGGACATCGAGCTGATCAACGGGCACCTGACGGCGACCTTCGCCGATCCCCACGAGGTCGAGAACTGGCGCGCCGCCCTCGGGGTGAAGGCCGGGGAGCTGCCGCTGATTCAGTCGACCAAGTCCCTGATTGGCCACGCTCTGGGCGCGGCCGGTGGCATCGAGTGTGTCGCGTCGGTGCTGCAGGTCGCCCGAGGATTTGCCCACGGCTCGATCAATTGCGAAGATCTGCACCCGGGGCTAGAGCCGTTTGCCAGTCGAGTCGTGCACCAGACGCGAGAGATGCCAGAGCTCTCGGTGGTCGCCAAGGCCAGCTTCGGTTTTGGTGACGTGAACGGCTGTGTGATTTTCAAGAAGTATTCCGAGTGA
- a CDS encoding ACP S-malonyltransferase, whose product MGEITVVFPGQGSQRAGMARDFHDEFPLAREVFTEASDALGFDVAKLCFDDDPRLDLTEFTQPAIVTAELAMLRVIQSEWGLAPTAFGGHSLGEYSALCGAGVLPLAQAVRLVHRRGALMQAAVPVGAGAMSAIVAARVVEAGIDELIADLGVDVANLNSLDQLVISGPTSGVEAAEARIVGKLSPGAHEVIRLNVSAPFHSRLMRGIEAEFRAELEAAAPHMKVSFATRVSSNLRGGFHAGTLDDLLAALTGQISGTVDWLANMRVLSANADRIVEIGPNRPLKRFFGTLGVEITSIISVKTARKGLAS is encoded by the coding sequence ATGGGCGAAATCACGGTCGTCTTTCCAGGCCAGGGGTCACAACGCGCGGGCATGGCGCGGGACTTCCATGACGAGTTCCCGCTCGCCCGTGAGGTGTTCACGGAGGCCAGCGATGCACTCGGGTTCGACGTCGCGAAGCTGTGTTTCGACGACGACCCGCGGCTCGATCTGACGGAGTTCACCCAGCCCGCGATCGTCACGGCAGAGCTGGCCATGCTGCGCGTCATCCAGAGCGAGTGGGGTCTCGCGCCGACGGCTTTTGGCGGTCACAGCCTGGGTGAGTACAGCGCGTTGTGCGGCGCCGGGGTGCTCCCCCTCGCACAGGCGGTGCGCCTGGTGCACCGGCGTGGTGCGCTGATGCAGGCTGCGGTCCCGGTGGGCGCGGGGGCGATGAGTGCGATCGTTGCTGCGCGCGTCGTCGAGGCGGGCATCGACGAGCTGATCGCCGATCTCGGGGTCGATGTCGCCAACCTGAACTCCCTCGATCAGCTGGTGATCTCCGGGCCCACGTCCGGGGTGGAAGCCGCCGAGGCGCGCATCGTGGGCAAGCTCTCCCCCGGTGCACACGAGGTCATTCGGCTGAACGTCAGCGCGCCGTTCCACTCGCGTTTGATGCGCGGCATCGAGGCCGAGTTTCGGGCCGAGCTCGAGGCCGCCGCGCCGCACATGAAGGTGAGCTTCGCAACCCGGGTCAGCTCGAACTTGCGGGGGGGCTTTCACGCGGGAACCCTCGATGATCTGCTGGCGGCACTGACGGGACAGATTTCAGGTACGGTCGACTGGTTGGCCAACATGCGTGTCCTCTCCGCCAATGCCGATCGCATCGTCGAGATCGGTCCCAACCGCCCACTCAAGCGCTTCTTCGGCACGCTGGGCGTGGAGATCACCTCGATCATCAGCGTGAAGACCGCCCGGAAGGGCCTGGCCTCGTGA
- a CDS encoding 4'-phosphopantetheinyl transferase superfamily protein — translation MLLGLVGNDIVDLADPDNRASFARPGYVERVLTAGERRALHESAEPERFFWSLFAAKEAAYKLLVKLGETPGLSHRRLEVSPELREVRHRELVVRIDLTHGETWVHALAHSGPRSPRVEVSTLSPHAHASAAGRALLCRMACQALGFALAELSIERRPSSVSFDGFEPPRLFGRGAPTGADVSLSHDGRFVAAALAAR, via the coding sequence ATGCTGCTGGGGCTCGTCGGCAACGACATCGTCGATCTCGCGGACCCCGACAATCGCGCGTCGTTTGCGCGGCCGGGCTACGTCGAGCGGGTGCTGACGGCAGGCGAACGGCGCGCGCTGCACGAGTCTGCGGAGCCCGAGCGTTTCTTCTGGAGTTTGTTCGCTGCCAAGGAGGCCGCGTACAAGCTGCTGGTCAAACTCGGCGAGACGCCGGGCCTCTCGCATCGAAGGCTGGAGGTCTCGCCCGAGCTGCGCGAGGTTCGTCATCGGGAACTGGTCGTCCGCATCGATTTGACGCACGGCGAGACCTGGGTCCACGCGCTCGCGCATTCCGGGCCGCGCTCACCCCGCGTCGAGGTCTCGACGCTGTCACCTCATGCCCACGCGAGCGCGGCCGGCCGCGCCCTGCTGTGTCGCATGGCCTGCCAAGCTCTCGGGTTTGCTCTCGCAGAGCTCAGCATCGAACGCCGACCCTCCAGCGTGAGCTTCGACGGCTTCGAGCCCCCGCGGTTGTTCGGCCGCGGCGCGCCCACCGGAGCTGACGTAAGCTTGTCGCACGACGGCCGCTTCGTGGCGGCGGCGCTGGCGGCGCGATGA
- a CDS encoding sterol desaturase family protein, with translation MLLSPVAFAAGAATWSFAEYALHRFAGHAPRQRKSDQKPGLFDGDFGSEHQAHHTDTRYFTPTARKAKTAAVALAAVGTVGSFAFGPRRALSFVLGFGVTYAGYELLHRRTHTHAPPHAYGRWARRHHLSHHFANPATNHGVTSPIWDLVFGTYAEHGKLRVPRRHVPPWLVDDHGSVRPEYAAEYEVASVPQATASAN, from the coding sequence ATGCTGCTCTCTCCCGTCGCTTTTGCCGCCGGCGCCGCCACCTGGAGCTTCGCCGAATATGCACTCCACCGTTTCGCCGGGCACGCGCCACGGCAGCGCAAGAGTGATCAGAAGCCCGGCCTCTTCGATGGTGACTTTGGCTCGGAGCACCAGGCCCACCACACCGACACACGCTACTTCACTCCCACCGCCCGCAAGGCCAAGACGGCAGCCGTCGCCCTCGCTGCGGTAGGCACCGTTGGCTCGTTCGCGTTCGGGCCGCGCCGCGCGCTGTCGTTCGTGCTGGGCTTCGGCGTCACGTACGCGGGGTACGAGCTCCTGCATCGGCGCACCCACACTCACGCGCCACCGCACGCCTACGGCCGCTGGGCGCGCAGACACCACCTGTCGCACCACTTCGCAAACCCGGCAACGAATCACGGCGTGACCAGCCCGATCTGGGATCTGGTGTTCGGCACCTACGCGGAACACGGCAAGCTGCGCGTGCCCCGGCGTCACGTGCCACCGTGGCTCGTCGATGACCACGGCAGCGTGCGCCCCGAGTATGCAGCCGAGTACGAGGTCGCGAGCGTGCCCCAGGCGACGGCTTCGGCGAACTGA
- a CDS encoding acyl carrier protein gives MSEEQVFEKVVAIIKPFAKAPEALASANMDTSILKDLKVNSARLVDVVLEIEDAFEIEVKDEDADKVKTIGDAVRLILAGAG, from the coding sequence ATGTCGGAAGAGCAAGTGTTCGAGAAGGTCGTGGCCATCATCAAGCCCTTTGCCAAGGCGCCCGAGGCCCTGGCAAGCGCGAACATGGACACTTCCATCTTGAAGGATCTGAAGGTGAACTCCGCGCGCCTGGTGGACGTGGTGCTCGAGATCGAAGACGCCTTCGAGATCGAGGTGAAGGACGAGGACGCCGACAAGGTGAAGACCATCGGGGACGCCGTGCGGTTGATCCTCGCGGGCGCCGGGTGA
- the fabA gene encoding bifunctional 3-hydroxydecanoyl-ACP dehydratase/trans-2-decenoyl-ACP isomerase, producing the protein MITYAEFLQRTSFTQEELLAISQGNLVDDPPAEFIRLPTPPMLMVDRVLEITRTGPRGRIVGEQDIRHDDWFFHCHFRGDPVQPGCLGVDAVWQLVGLYIAAAGAPGSGRALGCKEVEFAGQIRPFNKVVRYEIDIRRFSQLKESGSAVAIGSAKVLVDGELIYTVKDAKVGMFLGIAYPDYPARSANSVGGIMDRSEA; encoded by the coding sequence ATGATCACTTACGCCGAGTTCTTGCAGCGCACGAGCTTCACCCAAGAGGAGCTCCTGGCGATCTCCCAGGGCAACCTGGTGGACGACCCGCCCGCCGAGTTCATCCGCCTGCCCACGCCGCCCATGCTGATGGTGGACCGGGTGCTCGAGATCACCCGCACCGGTCCCCGCGGCCGCATCGTGGGGGAGCAGGACATCCGCCACGACGACTGGTTCTTCCACTGTCACTTCCGCGGTGACCCGGTGCAGCCCGGCTGCCTCGGGGTCGACGCCGTCTGGCAGCTGGTTGGCCTGTACATCGCCGCGGCCGGCGCGCCGGGCTCGGGTCGCGCACTCGGTTGCAAGGAGGTCGAGTTCGCGGGGCAGATCCGGCCTTTCAACAAGGTCGTGCGCTACGAGATCGACATCCGCCGATTCTCGCAGCTCAAGGAGTCGGGCTCCGCGGTGGCCATCGGTTCGGCCAAGGTGCTCGTGGACGGCGAGCTCATCTACACCGTGAAGGACGCGAAGGTCGGCATGTTCCTCGGCATAGCTTACCCCGACTACCCTGCGCGCTCGGCCAACAGCGTCGGCGGGATCATGGACCGGAGTGAGGCATGA
- a CDS encoding beta-hydroxyacyl-ACP dehydratase: MTLSAEDVLALIPQARPFRFIDRLVELTESRAVGEYTFRPDESFYAGHFPGDPVTPGVILIETMCQTGLVALGIYLLGLEVPRDEVAKTVTLFTDCQVDFERIVRPGETVRVEAEKVFWRRRKLKSNVVLTLASGEAVAKGTVSGMGVMRDG, encoded by the coding sequence ATGACCCTGAGCGCGGAAGACGTGCTCGCGCTCATCCCGCAAGCCCGGCCGTTTCGTTTCATCGATCGGCTGGTCGAGCTCACCGAGAGCCGTGCCGTGGGGGAGTACACCTTTCGGCCTGATGAGAGCTTCTACGCCGGACACTTCCCCGGAGATCCGGTGACGCCGGGGGTGATCCTGATCGAGACGATGTGTCAGACCGGGCTCGTGGCGCTCGGCATCTACCTGCTCGGGCTCGAGGTCCCGCGGGACGAAGTCGCAAAGACGGTCACGCTGTTCACCGATTGCCAGGTGGACTTCGAGCGCATTGTGCGACCCGGCGAGACGGTGCGGGTGGAGGCCGAGAAGGTGTTCTGGCGGCGCAGAAAGCTCAAATCGAACGTGGTGCTCACGCTCGCGAGCGGCGAGGCGGTGGCCAAGGGCACGGTGTCGGGCATGGGAGTGATGCGCGATGGCTGA
- a CDS encoding glycosyltransferase family 2 protein: MAISFVIPFLNEEKTLRELFERIRDATLPVLPEGETFELVFVDDGSTDGSVAEILKLVEEQPNVRLIELMGNFGKSAALAAGFGQARGRIVFTLDADLQDDPKEIPRFLARLDEGFDVVSGYKQKRNDPFTKVIPSRVFNWMVRRTTGVHLHDVNCGFKAYKKAVLENVRLYGDLHRFVPVLAHWKRFRVGEIVVEHHARKHGETKFGGSRFFRGLMDLMTVVFLMKYERRPAHFFGAIGTATLFAGFAVCAYLVGVKLMGEAIGHRPLLSLGVLLILVGVQILATGLIAELMVHSRPDVPFVVKRSSGFERGASEE, from the coding sequence ATCGCCATCTCGTTCGTCATTCCGTTCTTGAACGAGGAAAAGACCCTGCGCGAGCTGTTCGAGCGCATCCGCGACGCGACGCTGCCAGTGCTGCCCGAGGGCGAGACGTTCGAGCTCGTGTTCGTCGACGATGGCAGCACCGATGGCTCGGTGGCCGAGATCCTGAAACTGGTCGAAGAGCAGCCGAACGTGCGCCTGATCGAGCTGATGGGGAACTTCGGCAAGAGCGCCGCGCTGGCCGCCGGTTTCGGACAGGCGCGGGGCCGCATCGTCTTCACGCTCGACGCGGATCTGCAGGACGATCCCAAGGAGATCCCCCGCTTCCTCGCGAGGCTCGACGAGGGTTTCGACGTCGTCAGCGGCTACAAACAGAAACGCAACGACCCGTTCACCAAGGTGATCCCGTCGCGGGTGTTCAACTGGATGGTGCGCCGCACGACCGGTGTCCACTTGCACGACGTGAACTGCGGCTTCAAGGCCTACAAGAAGGCCGTGCTCGAGAACGTCCGGCTGTACGGCGACCTGCATCGCTTCGTGCCGGTGCTGGCGCACTGGAAACGCTTCCGCGTCGGTGAGATCGTGGTGGAACACCACGCTCGGAAACACGGCGAGACGAAATTCGGCGGCAGCCGCTTCTTCCGGGGGCTGATGGACCTGATGACGGTCGTCTTCTTGATGAAATACGAGCGCAGACCGGCGCACTTCTTCGGGGCCATCGGCACCGCCACCCTGTTTGCTGGGTTCGCCGTGTGTGCGTACCTGGTCGGCGTGAAGCTGATGGGCGAGGCCATCGGGCATCGCCCGCTGCTCAGCCTGGGTGTGCTGTTGATCTTGGTCGGCGTGCAGATCTTGGCGACCGGCTTGATCGCGGAGCTGATGGTCCACTCACGACCGGACGTGCCCTTCGTGGTCAAACGCAGCTCGGGGTTCGAGCGCGGAGCGAGCGAAGAGTGA
- a CDS encoding SDR family oxidoreductase, with the protein MNIAIVHRDRRGAMAGIEPEFEKLRATGVDFVAHNLDALADDGRAKVLDELTARMGPERRVRLLMHSIAYGNLKLVGPLAPAHGQAAGKARARLAERLGVAEAALGEAVDALVAEGEAGDALLHLASPPPYDPDARLEDEDFARTVHSMGTSLATWAQAVFARGLFAADARVIGMTSEGNEVAWRGYAAVSAAKVALESVSRSLALELGPFGVRSNVVQAGVTDTPALRLIPGSARMKAHARLKNPMGRLTTPADVADFIALLCTDEARWVNGALIRVDGGEHIAG; encoded by the coding sequence ATGAACATCGCGATCGTGCACCGAGATCGGCGCGGCGCGATGGCGGGCATCGAGCCCGAATTCGAGAAGCTCCGCGCGACCGGCGTCGACTTCGTGGCGCACAACCTGGACGCACTCGCGGACGACGGCCGCGCGAAAGTGCTCGACGAGCTGACCGCGCGCATGGGCCCAGAGCGGCGAGTCCGTTTGCTGATGCACTCGATCGCCTACGGCAACCTCAAGCTCGTGGGGCCCCTTGCACCGGCGCACGGTCAGGCTGCTGGCAAAGCGCGCGCGCGTCTGGCCGAGCGGCTGGGAGTCGCCGAGGCTGCCCTCGGTGAAGCCGTGGATGCGCTCGTTGCCGAAGGGGAAGCGGGCGACGCACTGCTCCACCTGGCGTCGCCACCGCCGTACGACCCGGACGCACGGCTCGAAGACGAGGACTTCGCCCGCACCGTCCACAGCATGGGCACGAGCCTCGCGACCTGGGCACAGGCTGTGTTCGCGCGCGGGCTCTTTGCTGCCGACGCCCGGGTCATTGGCATGACCAGCGAAGGGAACGAGGTCGCCTGGCGCGGTTATGCCGCCGTGTCCGCCGCGAAGGTCGCGCTCGAGTCGGTCTCGCGTTCGCTCGCGCTCGAGCTGGGACCGTTCGGCGTGCGCTCCAACGTGGTGCAAGCGGGGGTGACGGACACGCCTGCGCTGCGGCTGATCCCCGGGAGCGCTCGGATGAAGGCTCACGCGCGACTGAAAAATCCCATGGGGCGGCTGACCACGCCGGCAGACGTCGCGGATTTCATCGCTCTGCTCTGCACCGACGAAGCGCGCTGGGTGAACGGGGCGCTGATCCGCGTCGACGGCGGCGAGCACATCGCGGGGTGA
- a CDS encoding PhnD/SsuA/transferrin family substrate-binding protein: protein MSDQVRIGVARSVGVTRLPMHMVDAAVSLARLERLSRALGRVLGLPVEPVQTRSYERLAHSLDAGEIELAWLPPIAALRAARAGRAAPLVAPLRGGSASIHTALFALSSSKLTVESELGGARVAWVDRASAAGYAVVRAALRARGHELTKLFASESFEGSHQAVVQAVVEGTADVGATYVHRDAAGVMLSAGWGETPARIVFAHGPIPADVLAASTELEPAVALAIKSALIESKDEELTAAARELFEAEGFVGVDASHLEPLDAIIDHFDAT from the coding sequence ATGAGCGACCAGGTCAGGATCGGCGTCGCGCGCAGTGTCGGGGTGACCCGCTTGCCGATGCACATGGTCGACGCCGCCGTGTCCCTCGCGCGCCTCGAACGATTGTCGCGCGCGCTCGGTCGAGTGCTCGGTTTGCCCGTCGAGCCGGTTCAGACTCGCAGCTACGAGCGCCTCGCTCACAGCCTCGACGCCGGTGAAATCGAGCTCGCGTGGCTTCCTCCCATCGCAGCGCTGCGGGCCGCGCGCGCAGGTCGCGCCGCGCCGCTGGTGGCACCGCTCCGGGGCGGGTCGGCCTCGATCCACACCGCGCTGTTTGCGCTCTCCTCATCCAAGCTCACAGTGGAGTCCGAGCTCGGGGGAGCCCGCGTGGCCTGGGTGGACCGCGCCAGCGCGGCCGGTTACGCCGTGGTTCGCGCAGCGCTGCGCGCACGCGGCCACGAGCTGACCAAGCTGTTCGCGTCGGAGTCCTTCGAGGGTTCCCACCAGGCCGTCGTGCAGGCGGTGGTCGAAGGCACCGCCGACGTGGGCGCCACCTACGTCCACCGCGATGCTGCCGGAGTCATGCTCAGCGCCGGCTGGGGCGAGACCCCGGCCCGGATCGTGTTTGCGCATGGCCCCATCCCCGCCGACGTGCTCGCCGCCAGCACGGAGCTCGAGCCGGCCGTCGCGCTGGCGATCAAGAGCGCGTTGATCGAGTCGAAGGACGAGGAGCTCACTGCCGCCGCGCGCGAGCTATTCGAAGCAGAAGGATTCGTGGGTGTCGACGCGAGTCATCTCGAGCCGCTCGACGCCATCATCGACCACTTCGACGCGACCTGA